Proteins encoded together in one Apteryx mantelli isolate bAptMan1 unplaced genomic scaffold, bAptMan1.hap1 HAP1_SCAFFOLD_20, whole genome shotgun sequence window:
- the LOC136996090 gene encoding olfactory receptor 14C36-like, translating into GIYLAALLGNGLIITAVACDHHLHSPMYFFLLNLSLLDLGTISIIVPKSMANSLWDTRPISYLGCVVQLFLIMFFLSAEYSLLTVMAYDRFAAICKPLHYGTIMGSRACIKMAGAAWASGFLNSVLHTAKTFSMPLCKGNVVDQFFCDVPGVLKLSCSDSYLRMVWAVVISVCLGFGCFIFIVLSYVQIFTAVLRIPSEQGRHKAFSTCLPHLAVVSLFICTVIFSALKPPSLSSPALDLVLAVLYSVVPPTVNPLIYSMRNKELKDALR; encoded by the coding sequence ggcatctacctggctgccctcctgggcaacggcctcatcatcacagctgtagcctgcgaccaccacctccactcccccatgtacttcttcctcctcaacctctccctcctcgaccttggcacaatctccatcattgtccccaaatccatggccaattctctgtgggataccaggcccatttcctacttgggatgtgttgtccagctctttctcattatgtttttcctttcagctgagtattctcttctcacagtcatggcctacgaccgctttgctgccatctgcaagcccctgcactacgggaccatcatgggcagcagagcttgtatcaaaatggcaggagctgcctgggccagtggttttctcaattctgtgctgcacactgctaaaacattttcaatgccactctgcaaaggcaatgttgtggaccagttcttctgtgacgTTCCTGgggtcctcaagctctcctgctcagactcctacctcaggatgGTTTGGGCAGTTGtaattagtgtttgtttaggctttgggtgtttcatttttattgtgctgtcctacgtgcagatcttcactgctgtgctgaggatcccctctgagcagggacgacacaaagccttttccacgtgcctgcctcacctggctgtggtctccctgtttatctgcactgtaattttttctgccctgaagcccccctccctctcctccccagctctggacctggtgctggctgttctgtactcggtggtgcctccaacagtgaacccactcatctacagcatgaggaacaaggagctcaaagacgcactgagg